A region of Homo sapiens chromosome 17, GRCh38.p14 Primary Assembly DNA encodes the following proteins:
- the PYCR1 gene encoding pyrroline-5-carboxylate reductase 1, mitochondrial isoform 3 (isoform 3 is encoded by transcript variant 3) has protein sequence MSVGFIGAGQLAFALAKGFTAAGVLAAHKIMASSPDMDLATVSALRKMGVKLTPHNKETVQHSDVLFLAVKPHIIPFILDEIGADIEDRHIVVSCAAGVTISSIEKKLSAFRPAPRVIRCMTNTPVVVREGATVYATGTHAQVEDGRLMEQLLSSVGFCTEVEEDLIDAVTGLSGSGPAYGAAKMLLHSEQHPGQLKDNVSSPGGATIHALHVLESGGFRSLLINAVEASCIRTRELQSMADQEQVSPAAIKKTILDKVKLDSPAGTALSPSGHTKLLPRSLAPAGKD, from the exons ATGAGCGTGGGCTTCATCGGCGCTGGCCAGCTGGCTTTTGCCCTGGCCAAGGGCTTCACAGCAGCAG GCGTCTTGGCTGCCCACAAGATAATGGCTAGCTCCCCAGACATGGACCTGGCCACAGTTTCTGCTCTCAGG AAGATGGGGGTGAAGTTGACACCCCACAACAAGGAGACGGTGCAGCACAGTGATGTGCTCTTCCTGGCTGTGAAGCCACACATCATCCCCTTCATCCTGGATGAAATAGGCGCCGACATTGAGGACAGACACATTGTGGTGTCCTGCGCGGCCGGCGTCACCATCAGCTCCATTGAGAAG AAGCTGTCAGCGTTTCGGCCAGCCCCCAGGGTCATCCGCTGCATGACCAACACTCCAGTCGTGGTGCGGGAGGGGGCCACCGTGTATGCCACAGGCACGCACGCCCAGGTGGAGGACGGGAGGCTCATGGAGCAGCTGCTGAGCAGCGTGGGCTTCTGCACGGAGGTGGAAGAGGACCTGATTGATGCCGTCACGGGGCTCAGTGGCAGCGGCCCCGCCTAC GGGGCTGCCAAGATGCTGCTGCACTCAGAACAGCACCCAGGCCAGCTCAAGGACAACGTCAGCTCTCCTGGTGGGGCCACCATCCATGCCTTGCATGTGCTGGAGAGTGGGGGCTTCCGCTCCCTGCTCATCAACGCTGTGGAGGCCTCCTGCATCCGCACACG GGAGCTGCAGTCCATGGCTGACCAGGAGCAGGTGTCACCAGCCGCCATCAagaagaccatcctggacaaggTGAAGCTGGACTCCCCTGCAGGGACCGCTCTGTCACCTTCTGGCCACACCAAGCTGCTCCCCCGCAGCCTGGCCCCAGCGGGCAAGGATTGA
- the MYADML2 gene encoding myeloid-associated differentiation marker-like protein 2: MGSTMEPPGGAYLHLGAVTSPVGTARVLQLAFGCTTFSLVAHRGGFAGVQGTFCMAAWGFCFAVSALVVACEFTRLHGCLRLSWGNFTAAFAMLATLLCATAAVLYPLYFARRECSPEPAGCAARDFRLAASVFAGLLFLAYAVEVALTRARPGQVSSYMATVSGLLKIVQAFVACIIFGALVHDSRYGRYVATQWCVAVYSLCFLATVAVVALSVMGHTGGLGCPFDRLVVVYTFLAVLLYLSAAVIWPVFCFDPKYGEPKRPPNCARGSCPWDSQLVVAIFTYVNLLLYVVDLAYSQRIRFVPSL, translated from the coding sequence ATGGGCAGCACCATGGAGCCCCCTGGGGGTGCGTACCTGCACCTGGGCGCCGTGACATCCCCTGTGGGCACAGCCCGCGTGCTGCAGCTGGCCTTTGGCTGCACTACCTTCAGCCTGGTGGCCCACCGGGGTGGCTTTGCGGGCGTCCAGGGCACCTTCTGCATGGCCGCCTGGGGCTTCTGCTTCGCCGTCTCTGCGCTGGTGGTGGCCTGTGAGTTCACACGGCTCCACGGCTGCCTGCGGCTCTCCTGGGGCAACTTCACCGCCGCCTTCGCCATGCTGGCCACCCTGCTATGCGCGACGGCTGCGGTCCTGTATCCGCTGTACTTTGCCCGGCGGGAGTGTTCCCCCGAGCCCGCCGGCTGTGCTGCCAGGGACTTCCGCCTGGCAGCCAGTGTCTTCGCCGGGCTCCTCTTCCTGGCCTACGCTGTGGAGGTGGCCCTGACGCGGGCCCGGCCCGGCCAGGTGAGCAGCTATATGGCCACGGTGTCGGGGCTCCTCAAGATCGTCCAGGCCTTCGTGGCCTGCATCATCTTCGGGGCGCTGGTCCATGACAGCCGCTACGGGCGCTACGTGGCCACCCAGTGGTGCGTGGCCGTCTACAGCCTGTGCTTCCTGGCCACAGTGGCCGTGGTGGCCCTGAGTGTGATGGGCCACACAGGGGGCCTGGGCTGCCCCTTTGACCGGCTGGTGGTGGTGTACACCTTCCTGGCTGTGCTCCTGTACCTCAGCGCCGCCGTGATCTGGCCAGTCTTCTGTTTCGATCCCAAGTACGGTGAGCCCAAACGGCCCCCCAACTGTGCTCGGGGCAGCTGTCCCTGGGACAGCCAGCTGGTGGTGGCCATCTTCACCTACGTCAACCTGCTCCTGTACGTCGTTGACCTCGCCTACTCCCAGAGGATTCGCTTCGTGCCCAGCCTGTAG
- the PYCR1 gene encoding pyrroline-5-carboxylate reductase 1, mitochondrial isoform 2 (isoform 2 is encoded by transcript variant 2) — MSVGFIGAGQLAFALAKGFTAAGVLAAHKIMASSPDMDLATVSALRKMGVKLTPHNKETVQHSDVLFLAVKPHIIPFILDEIGADIEDRHIVVSCAAGVTISSIEKKLSAFRPAPRVIRCMTNTPVVVREGATVYATGTHAQVEDGRLMEQLLSSVGFCTEVEEDLIDAVTGLSGSGPAYAFTALDALADGGVKMGLPRRLAVRLGAQALLGAAKMLLHSEQHPGQLKDNVSSPGGATIHALHVLESGGFRSLLINAVEASCIRTRELQSMADQEQVSPAAIKKTILDKDHLPLELGSPEGLHPLLLQYQLARAPS; from the exons ATGAGCGTGGGCTTCATCGGCGCTGGCCAGCTGGCTTTTGCCCTGGCCAAGGGCTTCACAGCAGCAG GCGTCTTGGCTGCCCACAAGATAATGGCTAGCTCCCCAGACATGGACCTGGCCACAGTTTCTGCTCTCAGG AAGATGGGGGTGAAGTTGACACCCCACAACAAGGAGACGGTGCAGCACAGTGATGTGCTCTTCCTGGCTGTGAAGCCACACATCATCCCCTTCATCCTGGATGAAATAGGCGCCGACATTGAGGACAGACACATTGTGGTGTCCTGCGCGGCCGGCGTCACCATCAGCTCCATTGAGAAG AAGCTGTCAGCGTTTCGGCCAGCCCCCAGGGTCATCCGCTGCATGACCAACACTCCAGTCGTGGTGCGGGAGGGGGCCACCGTGTATGCCACAGGCACGCACGCCCAGGTGGAGGACGGGAGGCTCATGGAGCAGCTGCTGAGCAGCGTGGGCTTCTGCACGGAGGTGGAAGAGGACCTGATTGATGCCGTCACGGGGCTCAGTGGCAGCGGCCCCGCCTAC GCATTCACAGCCCTGGATGCCCTGGCTGATGGGGGTGTGAAGATGGGACTTCCAAGGCGCCTGGCAGTCCGCCTCGGGGCCCAGGCCCTCCTG GGGGCTGCCAAGATGCTGCTGCACTCAGAACAGCACCCAGGCCAGCTCAAGGACAACGTCAGCTCTCCTGGTGGGGCCACCATCCATGCCTTGCATGTGCTGGAGAGTGGGGGCTTCCGCTCCCTGCTCATCAACGCTGTGGAGGCCTCCTGCATCCGCACACG GGAGCTGCAGTCCATGGCTGACCAGGAGCAGGTGTCACCAGCCGCCATCAagaagaccatcctggacaag GACCACCTTCCTCTAGAGCTCGGGAGCCCGGAGGGTCTTCACCCACTCCTACTCCAGTATCAGCTGGCACGGGCTCCTTCCTGA
- the PYCR1 gene encoding pyrroline-5-carboxylate reductase 1, mitochondrial isoform 5 (isoform 5 is encoded by transcript variant 5) — MVGGGRRVGRDEPVPSVGALGQGSPDSMSVGFIGAGQLAFALAKGFTAAGVLAAHKIMASSPDMDLATVSALRKMGVKLTPHNKETVQHSDVLFLAVKPHIIPFILDEIGADIEDRHIVVSCAAGVTISSIEKKLSAFRPAPRVIRCMTNTPVVVREGATVYATGTHAQVEDGRLMEQLLSSVGFCTEVEEDLIDAVTGLSGSGPAYAFTALDALADGGVKMGLPRRLAVRLGAQALLGAAKMLLHSEQHPGQLKDNVSSPGGATIHALHVLESGGFRSLLINAVEASCIRTRELQSMADQEQVSPAAIKKTILDKVKLDSPAGTALSPSGHTKLLPRSLAPAGKD; from the exons ATGGTGGGCGGCGGTCGCCGGGTGGGGCGCGACG AGCCGGTGCCATCTGTGGGGGCTTTGGGCCAGGGGTCTCCGGACAGCATGAGCGTGGGCTTCATCGGCGCTGGCCAGCTGGCTTTTGCCCTGGCCAAGGGCTTCACAGCAGCAG GCGTCTTGGCTGCCCACAAGATAATGGCTAGCTCCCCAGACATGGACCTGGCCACAGTTTCTGCTCTCAGG AAGATGGGGGTGAAGTTGACACCCCACAACAAGGAGACGGTGCAGCACAGTGATGTGCTCTTCCTGGCTGTGAAGCCACACATCATCCCCTTCATCCTGGATGAAATAGGCGCCGACATTGAGGACAGACACATTGTGGTGTCCTGCGCGGCCGGCGTCACCATCAGCTCCATTGAGAAG AAGCTGTCAGCGTTTCGGCCAGCCCCCAGGGTCATCCGCTGCATGACCAACACTCCAGTCGTGGTGCGGGAGGGGGCCACCGTGTATGCCACAGGCACGCACGCCCAGGTGGAGGACGGGAGGCTCATGGAGCAGCTGCTGAGCAGCGTGGGCTTCTGCACGGAGGTGGAAGAGGACCTGATTGATGCCGTCACGGGGCTCAGTGGCAGCGGCCCCGCCTAC GCATTCACAGCCCTGGATGCCCTGGCTGATGGGGGTGTGAAGATGGGACTTCCAAGGCGCCTGGCAGTCCGCCTCGGGGCCCAGGCCCTCCTG GGGGCTGCCAAGATGCTGCTGCACTCAGAACAGCACCCAGGCCAGCTCAAGGACAACGTCAGCTCTCCTGGTGGGGCCACCATCCATGCCTTGCATGTGCTGGAGAGTGGGGGCTTCCGCTCCCTGCTCATCAACGCTGTGGAGGCCTCCTGCATCCGCACACG GGAGCTGCAGTCCATGGCTGACCAGGAGCAGGTGTCACCAGCCGCCATCAagaagaccatcctggacaaggTGAAGCTGGACTCCCCTGCAGGGACCGCTCTGTCACCTTCTGGCCACACCAAGCTGCTCCCCCGCAGCCTGGCCCCAGCGGGCAAGGATTGA
- the PYCR1 gene encoding pyrroline-5-carboxylate reductase 1, mitochondrial isoform X1, with product MSVGFIGAGQLAFALAKGFTAAGVLAAHKIMASSPDMDLATVSALRKMGVKLTPHNKETVQHSDVLFLAVKPHIIPFILDEIGADIEDRHIVVSCAAGVTISSIEKKLSAFRPAPRVIRCMTNTPVVVREGATVYATGTHAQVEDGRLMEQLLSSVGFCTEVEEDLIDAVTGLSGSGPAYAFTALDALADGGVKMGLPRRLAVRLGAQALLGAAKMLLHSEQHPGQLKDNVSSPGGATIHALHVLESGGFRSLLINAVEASCIRTRELQSMADQEQVSPAAIKKTILDKVKLDSPAGTALSPSGHTKLLPRSLAPAGKD from the exons ATGAGCGTGGGCTTCATCGGCGCTGGCCAGCTGGCTTTTGCCCTGGCCAAGGGCTTCACAGCAGCAG GCGTCTTGGCTGCCCACAAGATAATGGCTAGCTCCCCAGACATGGACCTGGCCACAGTTTCTGCTCTCAGG AAGATGGGGGTGAAGTTGACACCCCACAACAAGGAGACGGTGCAGCACAGTGATGTGCTCTTCCTGGCTGTGAAGCCACACATCATCCCCTTCATCCTGGATGAAATAGGCGCCGACATTGAGGACAGACACATTGTGGTGTCCTGCGCGGCCGGCGTCACCATCAGCTCCATTGAGAAG AAGCTGTCAGCGTTTCGGCCAGCCCCCAGGGTCATCCGCTGCATGACCAACACTCCAGTCGTGGTGCGGGAGGGGGCCACCGTGTATGCCACAGGCACGCACGCCCAGGTGGAGGACGGGAGGCTCATGGAGCAGCTGCTGAGCAGCGTGGGCTTCTGCACGGAGGTGGAAGAGGACCTGATTGATGCCGTCACGGGGCTCAGTGGCAGCGGCCCCGCCTAC GCATTCACAGCCCTGGATGCCCTGGCTGATGGGGGTGTGAAGATGGGACTTCCAAGGCGCCTGGCAGTCCGCCTCGGGGCCCAGGCCCTCCTG GGGGCTGCCAAGATGCTGCTGCACTCAGAACAGCACCCAGGCCAGCTCAAGGACAACGTCAGCTCTCCTGGTGGGGCCACCATCCATGCCTTGCATGTGCTGGAGAGTGGGGGCTTCCGCTCCCTGCTCATCAACGCTGTGGAGGCCTCCTGCATCCGCACACG GGAGCTGCAGTCCATGGCTGACCAGGAGCAGGTGTCACCAGCCGCCATCAagaagaccatcctggacaaggTGAAGCTGGACTCCCCTGCAGGGACCGCTCTGTCACCTTCTGGCCACACCAAGCTGCTCCCCCGCAGCCTGGCCCCAGCGGGCAAGGATTGA
- the PYCR1 gene encoding pyrroline-5-carboxylate reductase 1, mitochondrial isoform X2, producing the protein MVGGGRRVGRDEPVPSVGALGQGSPDSMSVGFIGAGQLAFALAKGFTAAGVLAAHKIMASSPDMDLATVSALRKMGVKLTPHNKETVQHSDVLFLAVKPHIIPFILDEIGADIEDRHIVVSCAAGVTISSIEKKLSAFRPAPRVIRCMTNTPVVVREGATVYATGTHAQVEDGRLMEQLLSSVGFCTEVEEDLIDAVTGLSGSGPAYAFTALDALADGGVKMGLPRRLAVRLGAQALLGAAVHG; encoded by the exons ATGGTGGGCGGCGGTCGCCGGGTGGGGCGCGACG AGCCGGTGCCATCTGTGGGGGCTTTGGGCCAGGGGTCTCCGGACAGCATGAGCGTGGGCTTCATCGGCGCTGGCCAGCTGGCTTTTGCCCTGGCCAAGGGCTTCACAGCAGCAG GCGTCTTGGCTGCCCACAAGATAATGGCTAGCTCCCCAGACATGGACCTGGCCACAGTTTCTGCTCTCAGG AAGATGGGGGTGAAGTTGACACCCCACAACAAGGAGACGGTGCAGCACAGTGATGTGCTCTTCCTGGCTGTGAAGCCACACATCATCCCCTTCATCCTGGATGAAATAGGCGCCGACATTGAGGACAGACACATTGTGGTGTCCTGCGCGGCCGGCGTCACCATCAGCTCCATTGAGAAG AAGCTGTCAGCGTTTCGGCCAGCCCCCAGGGTCATCCGCTGCATGACCAACACTCCAGTCGTGGTGCGGGAGGGGGCCACCGTGTATGCCACAGGCACGCACGCCCAGGTGGAGGACGGGAGGCTCATGGAGCAGCTGCTGAGCAGCGTGGGCTTCTGCACGGAGGTGGAAGAGGACCTGATTGATGCCGTCACGGGGCTCAGTGGCAGCGGCCCCGCCTAC GCATTCACAGCCCTGGATGCCCTGGCTGATGGGGGTGTGAAGATGGGACTTCCAAGGCGCCTGGCAGTCCGCCTCGGGGCCCAGGCCCTCCTG GGAGCTGCAGTCCATGGCTGA
- the PYCR1 gene encoding pyrroline-5-carboxylate reductase 1, mitochondrial isoform X3 — protein MSVGFIGAGQLAFALAKGFTAAGVLAAHKIMASSPDMDLATVSALRKMGVKLTPHNKETVQHSDVLFLAVKPHIIPFILDEIGADIEDRHIVVSCAAGVTISSIEKKLSAFRPAPRVIRCMTNTPVVVREGATVYATGTHAQVEDGRLMEQLLSSVGFCTEVEEDLIDAVTGLSGSGPAYAFTALDALADGGVKMGLPRRLAVRLGAQALLGAAVHG, from the exons ATGAGCGTGGGCTTCATCGGCGCTGGCCAGCTGGCTTTTGCCCTGGCCAAGGGCTTCACAGCAGCAG GCGTCTTGGCTGCCCACAAGATAATGGCTAGCTCCCCAGACATGGACCTGGCCACAGTTTCTGCTCTCAGG AAGATGGGGGTGAAGTTGACACCCCACAACAAGGAGACGGTGCAGCACAGTGATGTGCTCTTCCTGGCTGTGAAGCCACACATCATCCCCTTCATCCTGGATGAAATAGGCGCCGACATTGAGGACAGACACATTGTGGTGTCCTGCGCGGCCGGCGTCACCATCAGCTCCATTGAGAAG AAGCTGTCAGCGTTTCGGCCAGCCCCCAGGGTCATCCGCTGCATGACCAACACTCCAGTCGTGGTGCGGGAGGGGGCCACCGTGTATGCCACAGGCACGCACGCCCAGGTGGAGGACGGGAGGCTCATGGAGCAGCTGCTGAGCAGCGTGGGCTTCTGCACGGAGGTGGAAGAGGACCTGATTGATGCCGTCACGGGGCTCAGTGGCAGCGGCCCCGCCTAC GCATTCACAGCCCTGGATGCCCTGGCTGATGGGGGTGTGAAGATGGGACTTCCAAGGCGCCTGGCAGTCCGCCTCGGGGCCCAGGCCCTCCTG GGAGCTGCAGTCCATGGCTGA